The Papaver somniferum cultivar HN1 chromosome 3, ASM357369v1, whole genome shotgun sequence genome includes a region encoding these proteins:
- the LOC113362109 gene encoding protein MOS2-like, with product MKNLQSLTKASATDDPESRFEAAPPTTAEVGDQGFKYGLTLRKKEDDDREDVVMVDANGGGIENLMMNKFKEDMEKLPEDRGIDEFIDCLVEGYGEALLAGYGWKKGQGIGKNAKEDVQVVQYVKRAGREGLGYEPEINHLKI from the coding sequence ATGAAAAATCTTCAAAGTCTGACAAAAGCTTCTGCTACTGATGATCCTGAAAGTCGGTTTGAAGCAGCTCCTCCAACTACAGCTGAAGTTGGTGATCAGGGTTTCAAATATGGATTAACTCTAAGAAAAAAGGAAGATGATGATCGAGAAGATGTTGTTATGGTTGATGCTAATGGTGGTGGTATTGAAAATTTAATGATGAACAAATTCAAAGAGGATATGGAGAAGTTGCCGGAGGATCGAGGAATCGATGAGTTTATTGATTGCCTTGTTGAGGGTTATGGTGAGGCATTACTTGCTGGGTATGGTTGGAAAAAAGGACAAGGGATTGGGAAGAATGCAAAGGAAGATGTTCAAGTTGTTCAGTATGTGAAAAGGGCTGGAAGAGAAGGATTAGGTTATGAACCTGAAATTAATCATTTGAAGATATAG